A stretch of Vulpes vulpes isolate BD-2025 chromosome 4, VulVul3, whole genome shotgun sequence DNA encodes these proteins:
- the ELMOD2 gene encoding ELMO domain-containing protein 2 isoform X3 translates to MFISLWEFFYGHFFRFWMKWLLRHMTGKCELQRIFDTYVGAQRTHRIENSLTYSKNKILQKATLVVQTEVDKCVEDIMKEKNINPEKDASFKICMKACLLQISGYKQLYLDVESVRKRPYDSENLQHEKLLLKLWNLLMPTKKLKARISKQWADIGFQGDDPKTDFRGMGILGLINLVYFSENYTSEAHQILSRSNHPKLGYSYAIVGINLTEMAYSLLKSEALKFHLYNFVPGIPTMEHFHQFYCYLVYEFDKFWFEEKPESIMYFNMYREKFHEKIKGLLLDCNVSLTLKI, encoded by the exons atgtttatttctttgtgggAGTTCTTCTATGGGCACTTTTTTCGGTTTTGGATGAAATGGCTCTTACGACACATGACTGGCAAGTGTGAACTGCAACGGATTTTTGACACCTATGTAGGTGCACAAAGGACGCACAGGATAG aaaattcCTTGACATACTCCAAGAATAAG ATTTTGCAGAAAGCGACACTTGTTGTCCAGACTGAAGTGGACAAATGCGTAGAAGATAtaatgaaggaaaagaatattaaCCCTGAGAAGGATGCCAG ctttaaaatttgtatgaaggCATGCTTGCTGCAGATATCCGGTTATAAACAGCTCTATTTGGATGTAGAAAGTGTCAGGAAAAGACCATATGATTCTGAAAACCTCCAACATGAAAAGCTGCTTCTTAag CTTTGGAATCTTCTAATGCCTACAAAAAAGTTGAAGGCTAGAATCTCCAAGCAGTGGGCTGACATTGGTTTCCAGGGTGATGATCCCAAAACAGACTTCAGAGGCATGGGCATACTTGGATTAATCAATCTTGT GTATTTCAGTGAAAATTATACCAGTGAAGCTCACCAGATTCTTTCCCGTTCAAATCATCCAAAATTAGG GTATTCTTATGCAATAGTTGGAATCAACCTTACCGAGATGGCTTATAGCTTGCTGAAGAGTGAAGCTCTGAAGTTTCATCTCTACAACTTTGTTCCTGGTATACCAACGATGGAACACTTTCATCAGTTTTATT GTTACCTTGTCTATGAATTTGACAAGTTTTGGTTTGAAGAAAAGCCAGAAAGCATTATGTATTTCAACATGTATAGAGAGAAGTTTCATGAAAAGATTAAAGGACTCTTACTGGATTGTAATGTatcacttactttaaaaatatga
- the ELMOD2 gene encoding ELMO domain-containing protein 2 isoform X1, whose product MEGAPGSQELRRGGPLAGVGALAGAPPPRSSARCARKQTNKHTMFISLWEFFYGHFFRFWMKWLLRHMTGKCELQRIFDTYVGAQRTHRIENSLTYSKNKILQKATLVVQTEVDKCVEDIMKEKNINPEKDASFKICMKACLLQISGYKQLYLDVESVRKRPYDSENLQHEKLLLKLWNLLMPTKKLKARISKQWADIGFQGDDPKTDFRGMGILGLINLVYFSENYTSEAHQILSRSNHPKLGYSYAIVGINLTEMAYSLLKSEALKFHLYNFVPGIPTMEHFHQFYCYLVYEFDKFWFEEKPESIMYFNMYREKFHEKIKGLLLDCNVSLTLKI is encoded by the exons ATGGAAGGGGCCCCGGGCTCCCAGGAGCTGCGGCGGGGCGGGCCCCTCGCAGGTGTCGGCGCGCTCGCTGGGGCTCCTCCGCCCCGCTCTTCTGCGAGATGCGCAC gaaaacaaacaaacaaacacaccatgtttatttctttgtgggAGTTCTTCTATGGGCACTTTTTTCGGTTTTGGATGAAATGGCTCTTACGACACATGACTGGCAAGTGTGAACTGCAACGGATTTTTGACACCTATGTAGGTGCACAAAGGACGCACAGGATAG aaaattcCTTGACATACTCCAAGAATAAG ATTTTGCAGAAAGCGACACTTGTTGTCCAGACTGAAGTGGACAAATGCGTAGAAGATAtaatgaaggaaaagaatattaaCCCTGAGAAGGATGCCAG ctttaaaatttgtatgaaggCATGCTTGCTGCAGATATCCGGTTATAAACAGCTCTATTTGGATGTAGAAAGTGTCAGGAAAAGACCATATGATTCTGAAAACCTCCAACATGAAAAGCTGCTTCTTAag CTTTGGAATCTTCTAATGCCTACAAAAAAGTTGAAGGCTAGAATCTCCAAGCAGTGGGCTGACATTGGTTTCCAGGGTGATGATCCCAAAACAGACTTCAGAGGCATGGGCATACTTGGATTAATCAATCTTGT GTATTTCAGTGAAAATTATACCAGTGAAGCTCACCAGATTCTTTCCCGTTCAAATCATCCAAAATTAGG GTATTCTTATGCAATAGTTGGAATCAACCTTACCGAGATGGCTTATAGCTTGCTGAAGAGTGAAGCTCTGAAGTTTCATCTCTACAACTTTGTTCCTGGTATACCAACGATGGAACACTTTCATCAGTTTTATT GTTACCTTGTCTATGAATTTGACAAGTTTTGGTTTGAAGAAAAGCCAGAAAGCATTATGTATTTCAACATGTATAGAGAGAAGTTTCATGAAAAGATTAAAGGACTCTTACTGGATTGTAATGTatcacttactttaaaaatatga
- the ELMOD2 gene encoding ELMO domain-containing protein 2 isoform X2, with translation MEGAPGSQELRRGGPLAGKQTNKHTMFISLWEFFYGHFFRFWMKWLLRHMTGKCELQRIFDTYVGAQRTHRIENSLTYSKNKILQKATLVVQTEVDKCVEDIMKEKNINPEKDASFKICMKACLLQISGYKQLYLDVESVRKRPYDSENLQHEKLLLKLWNLLMPTKKLKARISKQWADIGFQGDDPKTDFRGMGILGLINLVYFSENYTSEAHQILSRSNHPKLGYSYAIVGINLTEMAYSLLKSEALKFHLYNFVPGIPTMEHFHQFYCYLVYEFDKFWFEEKPESIMYFNMYREKFHEKIKGLLLDCNVSLTLKI, from the exons ATGGAAGGGGCCCCGGGCTCCCAGGAGCTGCGGCGGGGCGGGCCCCTCGCAG gaaaacaaacaaacaaacacaccatgtttatttctttgtgggAGTTCTTCTATGGGCACTTTTTTCGGTTTTGGATGAAATGGCTCTTACGACACATGACTGGCAAGTGTGAACTGCAACGGATTTTTGACACCTATGTAGGTGCACAAAGGACGCACAGGATAG aaaattcCTTGACATACTCCAAGAATAAG ATTTTGCAGAAAGCGACACTTGTTGTCCAGACTGAAGTGGACAAATGCGTAGAAGATAtaatgaaggaaaagaatattaaCCCTGAGAAGGATGCCAG ctttaaaatttgtatgaaggCATGCTTGCTGCAGATATCCGGTTATAAACAGCTCTATTTGGATGTAGAAAGTGTCAGGAAAAGACCATATGATTCTGAAAACCTCCAACATGAAAAGCTGCTTCTTAag CTTTGGAATCTTCTAATGCCTACAAAAAAGTTGAAGGCTAGAATCTCCAAGCAGTGGGCTGACATTGGTTTCCAGGGTGATGATCCCAAAACAGACTTCAGAGGCATGGGCATACTTGGATTAATCAATCTTGT GTATTTCAGTGAAAATTATACCAGTGAAGCTCACCAGATTCTTTCCCGTTCAAATCATCCAAAATTAGG GTATTCTTATGCAATAGTTGGAATCAACCTTACCGAGATGGCTTATAGCTTGCTGAAGAGTGAAGCTCTGAAGTTTCATCTCTACAACTTTGTTCCTGGTATACCAACGATGGAACACTTTCATCAGTTTTATT GTTACCTTGTCTATGAATTTGACAAGTTTTGGTTTGAAGAAAAGCCAGAAAGCATTATGTATTTCAACATGTATAGAGAGAAGTTTCATGAAAAGATTAAAGGACTCTTACTGGATTGTAATGTatcacttactttaaaaatatga